Proteins encoded in a region of the Nicotiana tomentosiformis chromosome 9, ASM39032v3, whole genome shotgun sequence genome:
- the LOC104089201 gene encoding probable galacturonosyltransferase-like 4, whose product MASWNKNVPSSSSSSSNYFPILGILSLLLLHPTTTTTSSSSLANAIRVVAIQKPTSDDIPSFREAPAFRNGNACSSRDIDKIQIVMPVDANYIRGTMAAVLSILQHSTCPENTSFHFLSIHLEPEIISLINSTFPYLSYKIYHFHPNRVRGKISKSIRQALDQPLNYARIYLSDILPEDVHRVIYLDSDIIVVDDIAKLWGVDLGDKVLAAPEYCHANFTNYFTYTFWSDVNLAKTFEGRQTCYFNTGVMVMNLDEWRKGGYTQKVEEWMLIQKQRRIYHLGSLPPILLVFAGNIKAVDHRWNQHGLGGDNFEGKCRGLHPGPISLLHWSGKGKPWLRLDARKPCTIDYLWAPYDLYRSTRVALEE is encoded by the coding sequence ATGGCCTCTTGGAACAAAAATgtcccttcttcttcttcttcttcttctaactATTTTCCAATCTTAGGCATCCTTTCCCTCCTCCTCTTACatcctaccaccaccaccacctcctcctcctctttaGCTAACGCCATTCGCGTCGTTGCCATCCAAAAACCTACCTCCGATGACATTCCTTCCTTCCGAGAGGCGCCTGCCTTTCGCAATGGCAATGCATGCAGCTCACGTGACATAGACAAAATCCAAATAGTAATGCCTGTTGATGCCAATTACATTAGGGGCACTATGGCTGCAGTATTGTCTATTTTGCAACATTCAACATGCCCAGAAAACACTTCCTTTCATTTCCTTTCCATTCATCTTGAGCCTGAGATCATTTCCCTTATCAACTCCACTTTCCCTTACCTAAGCTACAAAATCTACCACTTTCATCCTAATCGTGTTAGGGGGAAGATATCCAAGTCAATTAGACAAGCCTTGGATCAACCTCTAAATTATGCAAGAATTTACCTCTCAGATATTCTCCCTGAGGACGTGCACCGTGTCATCTACCTAGACTCAGATATCATTGTTGTGGATGATATTGCCAAGTTATGGGGAGTGGATTTAGGAGACAAAGTCTTGGCAGCGCCTGAATATTGCCATGCAAACTTTACAAACTATTTTACATACACATTTTGGTCAGACGTGAATTTGGCGAAAACATTTGAGGGAAGACAGACATGTTACTTCAACACAGGTGTAATGGTGATGAATCTTGATGAATGGAGAAAAGGAGGGTACACACAAAAGGTTGAAGAATGGATGTTAATACAAAAGCAAAGAAGAATTTACCATTTGGGATCTTTGCCTCCAATTTTGCTTGTGTTTGCAGGAAACATTAAGGCAGTTGATCATAGATGGAACCAACATGGATTAGGTGGTGACAATTTTGAAGGCAAATGTAGGGGACTTCACCCTGGACCCATAAGCCTACTGCATTGGAGTGGCAAGGGTAAGCCATGGTTGAGACTGGATGCTCGAAAGCCCTGTACCATCGATTACTTGTGGGCCCCGTACGATCTGTATCGTTCAACCAGAGTTGCATTAgaagagtga